The stretch of DNA CAGATGGATAAGGGAACATGTCTAAAACATAGTATTTTGTTTTAGCCTCATCTTCTTCGGCTTTAAAAGCTTGTGCTTCTTTCCAAAACTCTTGCCATTTTTTTTCTATGAGACCGGGATCATAGCGCATAGCACCTAACCTGTTGTTATTTTTAGCGGCACACTTCCATTGCAAACACCTTGCACTAAGGAAGAAATAAGCGCTAAACATACACTATCTTTAAGATCGAAATCAAGTCCTCTCCAGACCTAATTCTGTCATCTTTTTTTTATATAATTCTTAGTATACAATCCTTTTTCTCTCTGTTTTTTAGAGGACGATTATGCCCAATCTTTTCTCCAGAGCCAGTCAATATTTCCCTGGAGGAGTCAATTCTCCTGTTCGAGCCTGTCGAGCTGTTAACATTATTCCTCCTGTAGTCGTTAAAGCTTCAGGAGACTCTTTCGTTGATTCTCAAGGTAAAACATATATTGATTTTTGTGGATCCTGGGGCTCTTTGATCCACGGTCATAACCATCCTTTTATTGGCGAGGCAATCCAACGAGGGGTACAAAAGGGAATCTCTTATGGTCTCACTTCTGAGCAGGAAATTATATTTGCCGAAGAGATTTTTTCTTACCTAGGCATCCAACACAACTATAAAATTCGCTTTATGTCGACGGGGTCGGAAGCTACTATGACGGCTGTTCGGCTCGCTAGAGGCATCACAGAACGCCCTATTATCATTAAATTTTCCGGGTGCTACCACGGACATGCAGATGTTTTTTTGCAGGAGATTCCAGTTCCACAAATCCCCCTTGAAACCCTGGATCTCACCAAACCTCTTACCTTGGCTCTTCCTTTCAATAATCTTCATCTCTTTCAAGATGTTATGAATGCTATTGGCCATAAAGTTGCTGGAGTCATTTTTGAGCCCATATGTGCCAATATGGGGGTGATTCTTCCTTCCCCTGGTTTTATAGAAGGCATTATTCAAACATGCAAAACAACAGGCGCCCTTTCTATCATGGACGAAGTGGTCACAGGATTCCGAGTAGGCAAAGGGGGCGCTGCAGCTCTGCATCAGACACAACCAGACATCCTTGTTTTTGGGAAAATTTTAGGTGGAGGATTGCCAGCATCAGCGGTCTGCGCCCCAACAACAATTATGGACTACCTAGCTCCTGCTGGGCCAATTTTTCAAGCGGGCACCTTATCCGGAAATCCTTTAGCCATGACTGCCGGAAAAGCTTCTGTCTATTTATGCCGCAAAGAAAATTTTTATAGCCAATTAGCAACTATTGAGCATGCTTTTTTGTCCCCGATCGAACACATGATTCAAAGTTCTGGGATCCCTGTTACTCTTGTCCGTTATGGAAGTCTGTTTTCCTTCTTTTTCAGCAAAAATCGCCCCTCGAACCTTGCAGATGTACAACTTTGTGATGCAGAATCTTTTCAAAAATTTTATCAGCAAGCTTTCTCTGCAGGGATATATCTATCCCCATCACCCTTCGAAGCCAGCTTTTTGTCCACCGCTCACTCTATAGAAAATCTAAACTATGCTCAGCAGGTGTTGATTGAAAGCTTGGAAAAAGTTTTCTCTTTAATTTAGTAGCAAATTTTCAGGAACCGTTGATAACGAGGCAAAACGTCCTCCTAGATTTTGCAGGACTTCAGACCACAATTTCTCTGGATGTTCAGAGAAAACAAACTCCTGGCTTGCAGGAGACAAAAACCATAAGCCTTCTAGAAACTCTTTTTCCAGTTGACCGGCTTGCCAACCACTATACCCAAAGCATAAAAGCACTTTCCCGTCATGAGACTTTCCTTCCCCTTCCTGAACAAAAGAAAAATTTCCTCCCAAAAACACAGAAGGACAAATTTCTATAGAAGGCTGTTCGCTGTCTAAACTTGAGTGTAATATCATGATCTGATTGGCCTGTAAGGGGCCTCCCATACAAAACCGAACCCTGGATTCATCAAAATGATTTAGGGTAAAAATTTCTTCCGGAGAATCCATTTCCAATGTTTTATTGAGAATCAATCCAAAAGATCCATTTGGACTATGTTCACAAACTAAAATTACACTTCTAGAAAAAATCCCCCCATTCACATCTGGAGAGGCTATTAACAGAGAACCTTTTTCTAAAACGGCATAAGGAAGTTTGGTCATGATATTCGATTATAACACATTAATCTTCGTAAGGGATAGTTTCATCAAATATGGATTTTACACATAAAATCGGAGCCTGATGCTGAATAGCCAAAGGAATACTGTCACTTGGACGCGCATCTATATCTGTTATGTATAAACGATCCCCTCTCTTTTGTTCCAAAAACAATCGTGAAGAAAAAACATTATCCCTGCACTCAGTGATAACAACTCTAGCAACAGATATATCAAAGCCGGTTAAAACAAACTTTAGAACATCGTGCGTTAAAGGACGCTGACGCTCTTCTTCTCCAAGATCGTCACACTGTTTAAAAGAAGCCTCCATCGAAACATGACCGTAGATAGCAAACTGCTTGTCTTCCGCCCCTAAAATAATGCCCGCATAATTATGAAAACGCACTAATTTACGAAAGTCTAGTAAAATGAGAGAAGTATCTTTTATGATTTCTCGATCAATATTCATGTGCTTTCTTTCCGAATCACAGTACCATCGGCGTAACCTACCCACACCTCGGATTTTGCTATAACAAACCCGACATCAATAATGCCACGAATTTGTAATAGTTTCGTCAGGTCATCCTCAGGATCCGTATAGCGATTTGGAGAGCTCACATCATAGATGTAGTTGCCGTTATCTGTAACAAAACGCTCTTTATGAGACGTTTCTCGCCATTTTCCAAAATATCCTTGTTGATTCAGAATGTTTTGTACAGAAGAACAACCAAAAGGAGCTATTTCGATAGGAAGAGGGAACTGTCCTAGCACAGGAACAAGCTTACGTTCATCCACTAAAATAATATTTCTTTTCCCTCTTTGCAGAAGAATCTTTTCACGGAAAAGCGCGCCTCCCCCTCCTTTAATCATACGTAAATAGGGATCCACCTCATCGGCCCCGTCCACAACCAAATCTAAATCTTGGAAAAGCGTTTGGTCCAGAAAAGGAATCCCTAAAGCTTGGGCTAACAGATGCGAAACTCTTGAAGAAGCAACAGCGGTAATGGCCAATTGCTCTTGACGAACACGTGCTCCTAAAGCCAGAATAAACTCTCGAGCTGTAGATCCGCTCCCCAAGCCTATACGCATTCCTGGCTCCACCAAAGCCGCAGCCTCTTGTGCTAATTTTTGTTTTATGAGAGAAAAATCATCGGAAGAAGAAGTATTTGCTGCAGGTTTAAACATAGGCCTCTCGAAACCATCTAATAAAGGTTCGCCCCCTCTTTTAAATGGTAATCCTACAATCTCTTTAGGATTCCTTCAAACCTTTATCGAGATTTAACCAAACAACGCAGGCAAAGCCGTTTTCACTAAAGAAAGATCGCTGGCTCGCTGACAAAATTCATTAGAATCTTTGGTGTTACAAATTTTGGCTAATTCCTGAACCTGTCCTACCGACAGCAGCCCCCTAACATACAAGCCCAGAAAGAATGTCGAAAGGACTTTTTCCAATAATCTTTTTTCTGAAACAGGCAAAAAGGTTCGCAGCTTTTTCTGCAGACCAACTTGAGCTAAAGCAGATCTTAACCAAAGGAGAATATTTTGTTCGCACAGTGGAGGATATTTGTCGAACAAAACGGTTAACTTTTGTACCACTTCCAAAATACCGGCAAAATCTGATTGGAGATCGAACGAGGATGCTTTTGCTATAATTCCTAATACCCCCGAAGGAATTTTGCTGTCTAAATCTTTGAGCAGCTGGGTTAATTGCTCTTGAGGAAGCTCCTCTTGATCCGGAGAGTTTGCTTCAAACTGCTTAGGCAGTGCGCCTAGACAGCGAGAAGGATCTATATCATCATATGAACACCAGACCTCTTTCTCCTCTTGCTGATGGGGCTCTTTCTTATTTTCTCTCAACACCGTATGAACGGAAGAATCTGGTGATGGACTACTTGCTAATGCAAGAGCTGAGATCACATTCCCTGTGCCTAAAAGATCAAGAATGCGATTTCTTTCAGAAACCTCTTTGTAGTTCTCTGCTACTAGAGCGGCCAGATATTTATTATGGTCAGCATTCCCTAAACACCAGCCAGAGAAGAAAATATTTAGAGAAAGAAGAGAAGATTCTAACGCAAATTTTCTTTCTTCGTCTGTCGTCAAATCCTTGTTCACAAGAATTCCTTTCTGAATGTTCTCTACAAGAGATAGGAGCGGACTCGCAAATTTTTTAGGATCAGAAAGGGCGCCACATAACCAAATCATCCCGTTGGAGAACCCATCCTGAGATTGCAGCATTTTCTCCGCGTGACGAGTTATTTTTAAAATAGGATTTTTATCTGGAGAAAATGAAACGAGAAAAACCCCAGCTAAATCGGATGGTTCGATGGGGATGGGAGCATCTTCTTCTGTAGGAATGACCTCGCTAATTCCTTCACAAACCAAAGAAAACTCTTTACCTACTTTTTCAAGACGTTGCTTATATTTTTTACAATCTACTGCGATATTCCTATTGTGAACACGAGCCTCTTCCATACTCCTAATACCGATTCTATTAGGAAGAAGGTCTTCTGGCTCTCCAGAAACTACTGGAACTTTCGTATCCAAACTCTTACGAACAGATCCCAATATAGAGGACTCTGCAAAGTAATTCTGTAGTTCGCTACTTAAAAATTTAATGCGCATAGCCACAAGCTTAGCATTGGCTATATACACCAAAAGCGAAGCCGTTAGAGCTATTATAGATAAAGCAAACATCCCTCCCAGAACAATTGCAGCAGCAACAGGGAATCCTGGGATGGAGAGAGCAACCACCAACAACAGCAGTAGTACAGCCGCTGCTATTGCCGAAACAAGCCCCGCAATTTGACTTTGTTTAGAACGAATCATAGCCCGATTGTATCGAGCTTCTTGCACTGAAGACACCCCTTTAGTAGAGCAGGAAGAGGTGAGAGGAAGGTCTGCTTGCATAAAAAAAATTACCTCTCTTTCGCATCCCATATGCAATAGGTGACGAAACCATTTTAATATAACTTATCTTTAGGGGGAAAAATTATATGACAATCATTCTCCTCTCTAATCTTTTTTGCAAAGATCTTAACTAGCAGATTCTTAAAAGAGTTGCTCTGTCGGTTTTCGCCAATGAAATAAATGTTTGCATGCTAAGAAATATTTATAGACAATCCACCTGTTACATCTCTTGCGAAGACAGGTGTATTTTTACCCGATCTAATGATGAAATAGGAGCATTT from Chlamydia suis encodes:
- the hemL gene encoding glutamate-1-semialdehyde 2,1-aminomutase, whose protein sequence is MPNLFSRASQYFPGGVNSPVRACRAVNIIPPVVVKASGDSFVDSQGKTYIDFCGSWGSLIHGHNHPFIGEAIQRGVQKGISYGLTSEQEIIFAEEIFSYLGIQHNYKIRFMSTGSEATMTAVRLARGITERPIIIKFSGCYHGHADVFLQEIPVPQIPLETLDLTKPLTLALPFNNLHLFQDVMNAIGHKVAGVIFEPICANMGVILPSPGFIEGIIQTCKTTGALSIMDEVVTGFRVGKGGAAALHQTQPDILVFGKILGGGLPASAVCAPTTIMDYLAPAGPIFQAGTLSGNPLAMTAGKASVYLCRKENFYSQLATIEHAFLSPIEHMIQSSGIPVTLVRYGSLFSFFFSKNRPSNLADVQLCDAESFQKFYQQAFSAGIYLSPSPFEASFLSTAHSIENLNYAQQVLIESLEKVFSLI
- a CDS encoding YqgE/AlgH family protein gives rise to the protein MTKLPYAVLEKGSLLIASPDVNGGIFSRSVILVCEHSPNGSFGLILNKTLEMDSPEEIFTLNHFDESRVRFCMGGPLQANQIMILHSSLDSEQPSIEICPSVFLGGNFSFVQEGEGKSHDGKVLLCFGYSGWQAGQLEKEFLEGLWFLSPASQEFVFSEHPEKLWSEVLQNLGGRFASLSTVPENLLLN
- a CDS encoding bifunctional nuclease family protein → MNIDREIIKDTSLILLDFRKLVRFHNYAGIILGAEDKQFAIYGHVSMEASFKQCDDLGEEERQRPLTHDVLKFVLTGFDISVARVVITECRDNVFSSRLFLEQKRGDRLYITDIDARPSDSIPLAIQHQAPILCVKSIFDETIPYED
- the rpiA gene encoding ribose-5-phosphate isomerase RpiA; protein product: MFKPAANTSSSDDFSLIKQKLAQEAAALVEPGMRIGLGSGSTAREFILALGARVRQEQLAITAVASSRVSHLLAQALGIPFLDQTLFQDLDLVVDGADEVDPYLRMIKGGGGALFREKILLQRGKRNIILVDERKLVPVLGQFPLPIEIAPFGCSSVQNILNQQGYFGKWRETSHKERFVTDNGNYIYDVSSPNRYTDPEDDLTKLLQIRGIIDVGFVIAKSEVWVGYADGTVIRKEST
- a CDS encoding CT214 family putative inclusion membrane protein translates to MQADLPLTSSCSTKGVSSVQEARYNRAMIRSKQSQIAGLVSAIAAAVLLLLLVVALSIPGFPVAAAIVLGGMFALSIIALTASLLVYIANAKLVAMRIKFLSSELQNYFAESSILGSVRKSLDTKVPVVSGEPEDLLPNRIGIRSMEEARVHNRNIAVDCKKYKQRLEKVGKEFSLVCEGISEVIPTEEDAPIPIEPSDLAGVFLVSFSPDKNPILKITRHAEKMLQSQDGFSNGMIWLCGALSDPKKFASPLLSLVENIQKGILVNKDLTTDEERKFALESSLLSLNIFFSGWCLGNADHNKYLAALVAENYKEVSERNRILDLLGTGNVISALALASSPSPDSSVHTVLRENKKEPHQQEEKEVWCSYDDIDPSRCLGALPKQFEANSPDQEELPQEQLTQLLKDLDSKIPSGVLGIIAKASSFDLQSDFAGILEVVQKLTVLFDKYPPLCEQNILLWLRSALAQVGLQKKLRTFLPVSEKRLLEKVLSTFFLGLYVRGLLSVGQVQELAKICNTKDSNEFCQRASDLSLVKTALPALFG